From the genome of Brevibacterium sp. JSBI002, one region includes:
- a CDS encoding 2-hydroxy-3-oxopropionate reductase, producing the protein MSKTIAFIGLGIMGLPMAKNLVNAGFDVRGFNRTPSKAQTLAEAGGSAAATIAEAVAGADVIITMVPDSPDVEAVLTGDDGILAHASAGATWIDFSTIRPDVAKDLAEQAKAAGLKPLDAPVSGGEPGAIDGVLSVMVGGDQADFDAVSDVFEAVGKTIVLVGPSGAGQTVKAANQLMVAGNIGLLAEAVVFLEAYGVETGAALQVLGGGLAGSKVLDQKGQKMLDRSFGPGFRLELHHKDMGIVTAAAREAGVAIPLGATVAQLVAATVQQGNGGLDHSGLFTVIEALSGKNEN; encoded by the coding sequence ATGTCCAAGACCATCGCTTTCATCGGACTCGGAATCATGGGCCTGCCCATGGCCAAGAACCTCGTAAACGCCGGATTCGACGTCCGCGGCTTCAACCGCACCCCGTCCAAGGCCCAAACGCTCGCCGAGGCGGGTGGCAGTGCCGCCGCCACCATCGCCGAGGCGGTGGCCGGGGCCGACGTCATCATCACCATGGTTCCCGACTCACCCGACGTCGAAGCCGTGCTCACCGGCGACGACGGAATCCTCGCGCACGCGTCTGCCGGGGCCACCTGGATCGATTTCTCCACCATCCGCCCCGATGTCGCGAAGGACCTGGCCGAACAGGCCAAGGCCGCCGGCCTCAAACCGCTCGACGCTCCCGTCTCCGGCGGCGAACCCGGTGCCATCGACGGCGTCCTGTCCGTCATGGTCGGCGGCGACCAGGCCGACTTCGACGCGGTGTCCGATGTCTTCGAAGCCGTCGGCAAGACCATCGTCCTCGTCGGCCCCTCGGGAGCCGGCCAGACCGTCAAGGCCGCGAACCAGCTCATGGTCGCCGGCAATATCGGACTGCTGGCCGAAGCCGTCGTCTTCCTCGAGGCCTATGGAGTCGAAACGGGTGCGGCGCTGCAGGTCCTCGGCGGCGGTCTGGCCGGATCCAAGGTGCTCGACCAGAAGGGGCAGAAGATGCTCGACCGCTCCTTCGGCCCCGGATTCCGGCTCGAACTCCACCACAAGGACATGGGCATCGTCACCGCCGCCGCCCGTGAGGCAGGAGTAGCGATTCCGCTCGGCGCCACGGTCGCCCAGCTCGTCGCCGCAACCGTGCAACAGGGCAACGGAGGACTCGACCACTCGGGTCTCTTCACCGTCATCGAAGCTCTCTCCGGTAAGAACGAGAACTGA
- a CDS encoding hydroxypyruvate isomerase family protein yields the protein MSQNFTSPGSYVLNCSTLLTELPVLERAQAAKDAGFDGVEFWWPFDGNPSPTSAEVDEFIASLESAGVALKGLNFWAGNMAAGDRGMVSIIGAEEDFAKNVDIVVEIGRRTGCRAFNALYGLRTDGQDPAAQDATAAANLALAAGKVAEIGGTVLVEPVSGAETYPLKRYADAAEVVAQVRADGPENIAVLADFYHMHVNGDDVATVIEAEAANFGHIQIADADGRGAPGTGSLPLRQWIDRAYELGYTGAVALEYKQDRATAFDWLDRAAQTA from the coding sequence ATGTCCCAGAACTTCACCTCACCCGGCAGCTACGTCCTCAATTGCTCCACCCTGCTCACCGAACTGCCCGTTCTCGAGCGCGCCCAGGCCGCGAAGGACGCCGGTTTCGACGGCGTCGAATTCTGGTGGCCCTTCGACGGGAACCCGAGCCCCACCTCGGCGGAGGTCGATGAGTTCATCGCCTCCCTCGAATCCGCAGGCGTCGCTCTCAAGGGCCTGAACTTCTGGGCCGGGAACATGGCAGCCGGCGATCGCGGAATGGTCTCGATCATCGGCGCCGAAGAGGACTTCGCGAAGAACGTCGACATCGTCGTCGAAATCGGCCGTCGCACCGGCTGCCGCGCCTTCAACGCCCTCTACGGTCTGCGCACCGACGGCCAGGACCCCGCCGCTCAGGACGCCACCGCCGCCGCCAACCTCGCGCTGGCCGCCGGCAAGGTCGCCGAAATCGGCGGGACCGTCCTCGTCGAACCCGTCTCCGGAGCCGAGACCTACCCGCTCAAACGCTACGCCGACGCCGCCGAGGTGGTCGCTCAGGTCCGCGCCGACGGACCCGAGAACATCGCCGTGCTCGCCGACTTCTACCACATGCACGTCAATGGCGATGACGTCGCGACCGTCATCGAGGCCGAAGCCGCGAACTTCGGCCACATCCAGATCGCCGACGCCGACGGCCGCGGGGCACCGGGAACCGGGTCGCTGCCGCTGCGCCAGTGGATCGACCGCGCCTACGAGCTCGGCTACACCGGAGCCGTGGCGCTCGAATACAAACAGGACCGTGCGACCGCCTTCGACTGGCTCGACCGCGCCGCCCAGACCGCCTGA
- the xdhB gene encoding xanthine dehydrogenase molybdopterin binding subunit produces the protein MSQLSQRPADPVVGERHHHESAFGHVTGTALYTDDLVGRLTGVLHAFPVQSTTAHGRLGAIDVESAYAVPGVVKVITAADIPGVNDQGVKHDEPMLPVDEIMFFGQPVAWVLAEDLEAAKEGAAAVTAEVEELPSLVTVRDAIAADSYHGKPLSIDKGEVDSAFADAAHVFEGEFEFAGQEHFYLETQACLAHVDENEQVFIQSSTQHPTETQDIVSHVLGVPAHEVTVQCLRMGGGFGGKEMQPHGYAALAALGAKLTGRPVRLRLDRTRDITITGKRHGFHSSWKIGFTEEGKILALDATLTADGGWSLDLSEPVLTRAMCHIDNAYWVPNIRVTGRIAKCNKTSQTAFRGFGGPQGMLVMEDIIGRVAPKLGLSARELRRRNFYAQGQDTPYYQPVRHPERIGACWDQLISQSDLEAREAEIEAFNLSHEHIKRGLSITPVKFGISFNLTAFNQGGALVLVYKDGSVLVTHGGTEMGQGLHQKMLQVAATTLGVPLSTVRLAPTRTDKVPNTSATAASSGSDLNGGAVKNACDQILDRLKQVAAGILGAPAHEVQISRGIVSALSSPKTVTWEELINTAYFQRIQLSASGFYRTEGLHWNLSQMRGEPFKYFAYGAAVSEVEVNRFDGSYTLRRVDIVHDVGDSLSPLIDVGQIEGGFIQGAGWLTLEDLRWDESDRPSRGRLATQAASTYKIPSFSEVPEIFNVTFLDKAHEEGAVYGSKAVGEPPLMLAFSVREALREAVGAFASPGHSVELASPATPEAVFWAIEEARGQDSGAAASAREGQRVPS, from the coding sequence TCCACGCCTTCCCTGTGCAGTCGACGACCGCGCACGGCCGCCTCGGCGCCATCGATGTCGAATCCGCCTATGCGGTGCCCGGGGTCGTCAAGGTCATCACCGCCGCCGACATCCCCGGCGTCAACGATCAGGGCGTCAAGCACGATGAGCCGATGCTGCCGGTCGACGAAATCATGTTCTTCGGCCAGCCCGTGGCCTGGGTGCTCGCCGAAGATCTCGAAGCTGCGAAGGAAGGCGCTGCGGCCGTCACCGCCGAGGTCGAGGAGCTGCCGTCGCTGGTGACAGTGCGCGATGCGATCGCCGCCGACAGCTACCACGGCAAGCCCCTGTCGATCGACAAGGGCGAAGTCGACTCCGCGTTCGCCGATGCCGCTCATGTCTTCGAAGGCGAATTCGAATTCGCCGGCCAGGAGCACTTCTACCTCGAGACGCAGGCCTGCCTGGCCCACGTGGACGAGAACGAACAGGTCTTCATCCAGTCCTCGACCCAGCACCCCACCGAGACCCAGGACATCGTCTCCCACGTCCTCGGGGTTCCCGCCCACGAGGTGACCGTGCAGTGCCTGCGCATGGGCGGCGGCTTCGGCGGCAAGGAGATGCAGCCTCACGGCTACGCGGCCCTGGCCGCGCTCGGTGCGAAGCTCACCGGCAGGCCGGTGCGGCTGCGCCTCGACCGCACCCGCGATATCACCATCACCGGCAAGCGGCACGGCTTCCACTCGTCCTGGAAGATCGGATTCACCGAGGAGGGGAAGATCCTCGCCCTCGATGCGACGCTGACCGCGGACGGCGGGTGGAGCCTCGACCTCTCCGAGCCGGTGCTCACCCGTGCCATGTGCCATATCGACAACGCCTACTGGGTGCCCAACATTCGGGTCACCGGCCGCATCGCCAAATGCAACAAGACCTCGCAGACTGCCTTCCGCGGATTCGGCGGCCCGCAGGGCATGCTCGTCATGGAAGACATCATCGGACGCGTCGCCCCCAAACTGGGACTGAGCGCCCGTGAGCTGCGCCGCCGGAACTTCTACGCGCAAGGTCAGGACACCCCCTACTATCAGCCGGTGCGTCATCCCGAGCGGATCGGGGCGTGCTGGGACCAGCTCATCTCCCAATCCGATCTGGAGGCCCGCGAGGCTGAGATCGAAGCGTTCAACTTGAGCCACGAGCACATCAAACGAGGACTGTCGATCACTCCGGTGAAGTTCGGGATCTCGTTCAACCTCACCGCCTTCAACCAGGGCGGAGCGCTCGTGCTCGTGTACAAGGACGGATCCGTCCTCGTCACCCACGGCGGCACCGAAATGGGGCAGGGACTGCATCAGAAGATGCTGCAGGTCGCTGCCACCACCCTCGGTGTGCCCCTGTCGACGGTGCGCTTGGCACCGACGCGCACGGACAAAGTGCCCAACACCTCCGCGACGGCGGCGAGCTCGGGTTCCGACCTCAACGGCGGAGCGGTGAAGAACGCCTGCGATCAGATCCTCGATCGGCTCAAGCAGGTCGCCGCTGGCATCCTCGGCGCACCCGCTCATGAAGTGCAGATCTCGCGAGGCATCGTCTCCGCCCTGTCCTCTCCGAAGACGGTGACGTGGGAAGAGCTGATCAACACCGCGTACTTCCAGCGCATCCAGCTCTCGGCCTCAGGTTTCTACCGCACCGAGGGGCTGCACTGGAACCTCTCGCAGATGCGCGGTGAGCCGTTCAAGTACTTCGCGTACGGTGCCGCCGTGTCCGAAGTCGAGGTCAACCGGTTCGACGGCTCCTATACTCTGCGCCGCGTCGATATCGTCCACGATGTCGGAGACTCCCTGTCTCCGCTCATCGATGTCGGGCAGATCGAGGGCGGATTCATCCAAGGTGCCGGCTGGCTGACCTTGGAAGATCTGCGCTGGGACGAATCGGATCGACCCAGCCGCGGCCGGCTGGCCACTCAGGCGGCGAGCACGTACAAGATCCCTAGCTTCTCCGAAGTCCCCGAGATCTTCAATGTCACCTTTCTCGACAAAGCGCATGAAGAGGGAGCCGTGTACGGGTCGAAGGCCGTGGGCGAACCCCCGCTCATGCTCGCCTTCTCCGTCCGCGAAGCCCTGCGCGAGGCCGTGGGTGCCTTCGCGAGCCCCGGCCACAGCGTCGAACTCGCGTCCCCGGCCACACCGGAAGCCGTGTTCTGGGCGATCGAAGAAGCCCGCGGGCAGGACTCGGGGGCGGCAGCCTCGGCGAGGGAAGGACAACGGGTCCCCTCATGA
- the gcl gene encoding glyoxylate carboligase, whose translation MTRMRAVDAVVLILEKEGATETFGLPGAAINPLYSAMKAHGGIRHTLARHVEGASHMADGYTRAAPGNIGVCLGTSGPAGTDMITGLYAAAADSQPILCITGQAPVAVLDKEDFQAVDIASIAKPVTKMAKTVLEAGQVPGVFQTAFQLMRSARPGPVLIDLPIDVQQTEIEFDIDAYEPLAPAKPAATSAQAEKILDLIAEAEHPIIIAGGGIINADAADRLVEFAELTSIPVSPTLMGWGVIPDDHPLAAGMVGIQTHVRYGNASFLESDLVIGIGNRWANRHTGDLNVYRKGRKFVHIDIEPTQVGRVFSPDFGVASDAGAALDALLSAARGRTGERALPDFTGWASECTARKSTEHRKTNFTEVPIKPQRVYQEMNQAFGRDVTYVSTIGLSQIAGAQMLHVYRPRHWINAGQAGPLGWTGPAALGVAKGKPGETVVALSGDYDFQFMIEELAVGAQHKIPYVHVVVNNSYLGLIRQSQRGFEMDYEVSLAFENINAAGSASSGYGVDHVAVAQGLGCKALRVEDPELIGEGLRVAKELMDEHQVPVVVEVILERVTNISMGTALDQINEFEPLAHTPADAPTALSPMGELAAAK comes from the coding sequence ATGACACGCATGCGCGCGGTCGACGCCGTTGTGCTCATCCTCGAGAAGGAAGGCGCCACCGAGACCTTCGGGCTGCCGGGAGCGGCCATCAACCCGCTCTACTCGGCGATGAAGGCTCACGGCGGAATCCGCCACACGCTGGCCCGGCACGTCGAAGGAGCCTCGCATATGGCCGACGGATACACCCGTGCGGCACCGGGCAACATCGGAGTCTGTCTGGGCACCTCGGGCCCGGCGGGCACCGACATGATCACCGGGCTCTACGCCGCGGCCGCGGACTCCCAGCCGATCCTGTGCATCACCGGCCAAGCACCGGTCGCCGTGCTCGACAAGGAGGACTTCCAGGCCGTCGACATCGCCTCGATCGCGAAGCCTGTGACGAAGATGGCCAAGACGGTGCTCGAAGCCGGGCAGGTGCCCGGCGTCTTCCAGACCGCTTTCCAGCTCATGCGCTCGGCCCGTCCCGGACCCGTGCTCATCGACCTGCCCATCGACGTGCAGCAGACCGAGATCGAATTCGACATCGACGCCTACGAACCGCTGGCCCCCGCCAAGCCCGCGGCCACCTCGGCGCAGGCGGAGAAGATCCTCGATCTCATCGCCGAGGCGGAGCACCCCATCATCATCGCCGGCGGGGGAATCATCAACGCCGACGCCGCCGATCGGCTCGTCGAATTCGCCGAACTCACCTCCATTCCGGTGTCGCCGACCCTCATGGGCTGGGGCGTGATCCCCGATGACCACCCGCTGGCCGCGGGCATGGTCGGAATCCAGACGCACGTGCGCTACGGAAACGCGAGCTTCCTCGAATCCGACCTCGTCATCGGCATCGGCAACCGCTGGGCCAACCGTCACACCGGTGACCTGAACGTGTACCGGAAGGGTCGGAAATTCGTCCACATCGACATCGAACCCACACAGGTCGGACGCGTCTTCTCCCCAGACTTCGGTGTCGCCTCGGACGCCGGAGCCGCCCTCGATGCGCTGCTGAGCGCGGCACGTGGGCGAACCGGAGAGCGGGCGCTGCCGGACTTCACCGGTTGGGCCAGCGAATGCACGGCACGGAAGTCGACCGAGCACCGGAAGACGAACTTCACCGAGGTGCCGATCAAGCCCCAGCGCGTCTACCAGGAGATGAACCAGGCCTTCGGACGCGACGTCACCTACGTGTCGACGATCGGGCTCAGCCAGATCGCGGGCGCCCAGATGCTGCACGTCTACCGGCCCCGGCACTGGATCAATGCGGGACAGGCCGGACCTTTGGGGTGGACCGGACCGGCGGCACTCGGTGTGGCCAAGGGAAAGCCCGGCGAGACCGTGGTGGCGCTGTCCGGTGACTACGACTTCCAGTTCATGATCGAAGAGCTCGCAGTCGGCGCGCAGCACAAGATCCCCTATGTCCACGTCGTCGTCAACAACTCCTACCTGGGACTCATCCGCCAGTCCCAGCGCGGATTCGAGATGGACTACGAGGTGTCGCTGGCCTTCGAGAACATCAACGCCGCCGGTTCCGCATCGTCCGGTTACGGAGTCGACCATGTGGCCGTGGCCCAGGGACTCGGGTGCAAGGCGCTGCGGGTCGAGGACCCCGAACTCATCGGCGAAGGCCTGCGCGTGGCCAAGGAGCTCATGGACGAACACCAGGTGCCCGTGGTCGTCGAGGTCATCCTCGAGCGGGTCACGAACATCTCGATGGGAACCGCCCTAGATCAGATCAACGAGTTCGAGCCCCTCGCCCATACCCCGGCCGACGCTCCGACTGCGCTGAGCCCGATGGGCGAACTGGCAGCGGCGAAATAG
- the allB gene encoding allantoinase AllB, which yields MSNDADFDLIIHAERALLPEGIEPVAIGVRSGKIAEIARGGQDLDVAASAGAEVIEIGDDQVLLPGLVDSHVHVNDPGRAEWEGFASATRAAAAGGVTTIVDMPLNSLPPTVNVDALETKREVAEPKAFVDVGFWGGAIPGNTADLRPLHEAGVYGFKCFLEDSGVEEFPPLEPAEMKTDMAEIASFDGMLIVHAEDHEVMTSAPKNSGPKFADFLATRPREAENVAIARVIDAARETGARAHILHLSSADALDQIAAAKAEGIKLTVETCPHYLLFTAEEIPDGATTHKCCPPIREESNREALWQGLIEGTIDCIVSDHSPSTAELKLLDTGDFGAAWGGISSLQLGLSLVWTEAAKRGIELAEVVRWMSAAPAAVARVAGKGATAEGNDADFAVFAPDEEWTVKATELWHRNQISAYDTRTVRGRVTQTVLRGAPVDFETPGGRLLQAR from the coding sequence TTGAGCAACGACGCTGACTTCGACCTGATCATCCACGCCGAGAGGGCTCTGCTGCCCGAGGGCATCGAACCGGTGGCGATCGGGGTCAGGAGCGGGAAGATCGCCGAGATCGCCCGCGGTGGACAGGATCTGGATGTGGCCGCCTCGGCGGGGGCGGAGGTCATCGAGATCGGGGATGATCAGGTGCTGCTGCCGGGTCTCGTCGACTCTCACGTCCACGTCAACGACCCCGGTCGCGCCGAATGGGAGGGCTTCGCCAGCGCTACCCGCGCGGCCGCGGCCGGGGGAGTCACGACGATCGTCGACATGCCGCTTAACTCGCTGCCGCCGACGGTCAACGTCGACGCGTTGGAGACCAAACGTGAGGTCGCCGAGCCCAAGGCCTTCGTCGACGTCGGCTTCTGGGGAGGGGCGATCCCCGGCAACACCGCTGATCTGCGGCCCCTGCACGAGGCGGGCGTCTACGGTTTCAAATGCTTCCTCGAGGACTCCGGCGTCGAGGAGTTCCCGCCGCTGGAACCGGCGGAGATGAAGACGGACATGGCCGAGATCGCCTCCTTCGACGGAATGCTCATCGTCCACGCCGAGGATCACGAAGTGATGACCTCGGCGCCGAAGAACTCGGGTCCGAAGTTCGCCGACTTCCTCGCCACGCGCCCCCGCGAGGCCGAGAACGTCGCGATCGCCCGCGTCATCGACGCCGCTCGGGAGACCGGAGCAAGGGCGCACATCCTGCACCTGTCCTCGGCGGATGCGCTCGACCAGATCGCCGCGGCCAAGGCCGAGGGCATCAAGCTGACCGTCGAGACCTGCCCGCACTACCTCCTCTTCACCGCCGAGGAGATCCCGGACGGGGCGACGACGCACAAGTGCTGCCCGCCGATCCGTGAGGAATCGAACCGGGAGGCGCTGTGGCAGGGGCTCATCGAGGGCACGATCGACTGCATCGTCTCCGACCATTCGCCCTCCACGGCCGAGCTGAAGCTGCTCGACACGGGCGACTTCGGTGCCGCGTGGGGCGGGATCTCGTCGCTGCAGCTGGGACTCTCGCTCGTGTGGACCGAAGCCGCGAAGCGCGGAATCGAGCTCGCCGAGGTGGTCCGCTGGATGTCCGCGGCACCGGCGGCCGTGGCCCGGGTTGCCGGCAAGGGAGCGACCGCCGAGGGCAATGACGCGGACTTCGCCGTCTTCGCCCCCGACGAGGAGTGGACCGTGAAGGCCACGGAACTCTGGCACCGCAACCAGATCAGCGCGTATGACACTCGCACCGTGCGCGGTCGGGTCACGCAGACGGTGTTGCGCGGGGCCCCGGTCGACTTCGAGACCCCGGGAGGCCGCCTCCTCCAAGCCCGCTGA
- the xdhC gene encoding xanthine dehydrogenase accessory protein XdhC, producing the protein MIATADDLFGTIGGGNLEMTALTRARELLAEGQTAPEMLTLRLNDKAPAKYGRQCCGGEVTMLFEPLPVPASVAIFGIGNIGLELTRILARHDLDLTVSDSRPEQLEAIDGLEEPVARIRPEFAVVGEEVLSALPAGAHVVIMTHDHAEDLHLCSAALTRGDLGSVGLIGSSAKWQRFRKNLAAEGFAPEVIDTIRCPIGLPELPGKAPATIAVSVAADLLGRMS; encoded by the coding sequence ATGATCGCCACCGCCGATGACCTGTTCGGGACCATCGGCGGGGGCAATCTCGAGATGACGGCCCTCACCCGTGCCCGGGAACTGCTCGCCGAGGGGCAGACAGCTCCGGAGATGCTCACCCTGCGGCTCAACGACAAGGCTCCTGCCAAATACGGTCGCCAATGCTGCGGCGGAGAGGTCACCATGCTCTTCGAACCCTTGCCCGTGCCCGCCTCGGTGGCGATCTTCGGCATCGGCAACATCGGACTCGAACTCACTCGGATCCTCGCCCGCCACGATCTCGATCTCACCGTGTCCGATTCGCGGCCCGAGCAGCTCGAGGCGATCGATGGCTTGGAGGAGCCGGTGGCGCGGATCCGCCCCGAATTCGCTGTCGTCGGGGAAGAGGTGCTCTCTGCCCTGCCGGCCGGTGCGCACGTGGTCATCATGACCCACGACCATGCCGAGGACCTGCACCTGTGCTCCGCGGCGCTGACCCGCGGCGACCTCGGGTCGGTCGGACTCATCGGCTCGAGCGCGAAGTGGCAGCGCTTCCGCAAGAACCTCGCCGCCGAAGGCTTCGCGCCCGAGGTCATCGACACCATTCGGTGCCCCATCGGCCTGCCCGAACTGCCCGGCAAAGCACCGGCAACGATCGCCGTGAGCGTCGCCGCGGACCTGCTCGGCCGCATGTCCTGA
- the guaD gene encoding guanine deaminase, whose product MVIYRARVFDTPDNPFAGGRLRSAADVALVVDDGLITSRTDFDSARAAHPDAEVVDLRDGVLIPGLIDTHVHLPQVRAIGHLGRPLLDWLDQCALPEEAKLGDPAYAKAVAGEFLTGLISAGTTSAMVFGSHFAGAMDIFFAAASESGLRITSGLVTSDRNLPDALLTDVGRSTEESQALIDRWHGKGRLRYAVTPRFSFSAGPELLAAGGRLLEDNPGVWVTSHLNENVDEVAGVAQIHPEARDYLDTYDRAGLVGRRTVLAHNVHPQDRELDRMAEAGSVVAHCPTSNSALASGFFPLRRHIEAGVRVALGTDVGAGTGFNLLKEGVQSYFMQQLDPAGGVALTSAHLLHLATAAGAEALELDEVGVLSVGKRFDAVLIRPAEGQPLDVGIRHAADDEDALAKIFAMGTPGDIAGVWIEGTPL is encoded by the coding sequence GTGGTCATCTATCGCGCCCGCGTCTTCGATACGCCGGACAACCCTTTCGCCGGGGGCAGGCTGCGTTCGGCGGCCGATGTCGCCCTCGTCGTCGACGACGGACTCATCACCTCCCGCACCGACTTCGACTCCGCCCGGGCAGCGCACCCCGATGCGGAAGTCGTCGACCTCCGCGACGGTGTGCTCATCCCCGGACTCATCGACACCCACGTCCACCTGCCGCAGGTCAGGGCCATCGGCCATCTCGGGCGGCCGCTGCTCGACTGGCTCGACCAGTGCGCCCTGCCCGAAGAAGCGAAACTCGGGGACCCCGCTTACGCGAAGGCGGTGGCCGGAGAATTCCTCACGGGACTGATCTCGGCGGGGACCACCTCGGCGATGGTCTTCGGTTCGCACTTCGCGGGCGCCATGGACATCTTCTTCGCCGCCGCTTCAGAGTCGGGGCTGCGGATCACCTCCGGGCTGGTGACGAGCGACCGGAACCTGCCCGATGCGCTGCTCACCGACGTGGGGCGCTCGACCGAGGAGAGCCAGGCGCTCATCGATCGGTGGCACGGGAAGGGACGGCTGCGGTACGCGGTGACTCCGCGGTTCTCGTTCTCCGCGGGACCGGAGCTGCTGGCTGCCGGCGGCCGCCTCTTGGAAGACAACCCGGGCGTCTGGGTGACCTCGCACCTCAACGAGAACGTCGATGAGGTCGCCGGGGTCGCGCAGATCCACCCGGAGGCTCGTGATTATCTTGATACGTACGATCGGGCGGGACTCGTGGGGCGGCGCACAGTGCTCGCGCACAACGTCCACCCGCAAGATCGGGAACTCGATCGCATGGCCGAGGCCGGGTCCGTGGTCGCACACTGCCCGACCTCGAACTCGGCTCTGGCCAGCGGCTTCTTCCCGCTGCGCCGACACATCGAGGCCGGCGTCCGCGTGGCTCTGGGCACCGATGTCGGGGCGGGCACGGGCTTCAACCTGCTCAAGGAGGGCGTGCAGTCGTACTTCATGCAGCAGCTCGATCCGGCCGGGGGAGTGGCCTTGACCTCCGCACATCTGCTGCATCTGGCAACTGCGGCCGGCGCCGAGGCGCTCGAACTCGATGAGGTCGGGGTGCTAAGTGTGGGCAAGCGCTTCGATGCAGTGCTCATCCGTCCGGCCGAGGGGCAGCCCTTGGACGTCGGCATCCGCCACGCCGCCGACGACGAGGACGCTTTGGCAAAGATCTTCGCCATGGGCACCCCGGGCGACATCGCCGGCGTCTGGATCGAAGGCACCCCTCTCTGA
- a CDS encoding endonuclease domain-containing protein, whose product MTTEKLYRLGFTKDEVRRGERCCLTRIARGRYVATGSCDEARHEIIWAALSEADFEEFGHQGDMRDEIEPLRVLIRTRAERIHTASGRWRVTKGREVFSHLSAALVHGLPIAYPAETRVEVFRPNVSRKYRYLYVRNREVPSAHRKMVGIYAVTTMERTLIDIARDYPPDVSVPMLDEVIRRGRTTRFRIEAVLAECPESRGDTAVVRALDLTDGRREAPSESIAAVRFFEHGITGFEPQVDFFGHLGEVIARVDFCNHDARLIVEIDGLEKYTMEGRSTRESLAAEKAREAAVEARGYKIIRLTFGDLFRTAPFERILGTLATRLRTG is encoded by the coding sequence ATGACGACTGAGAAGCTCTACCGGTTAGGGTTCACCAAGGACGAAGTCAGGCGCGGAGAGCGATGCTGCCTCACGCGCATCGCCCGCGGACGCTATGTGGCGACCGGATCGTGCGACGAGGCACGACACGAAATCATCTGGGCGGCCCTGAGCGAAGCGGACTTCGAGGAGTTCGGCCACCAAGGCGATATGCGCGATGAGATCGAACCCCTGAGAGTCCTCATCCGCACGCGAGCGGAGAGGATCCACACCGCCTCGGGCCGATGGCGCGTGACCAAAGGGCGGGAGGTGTTCTCGCACTTATCGGCTGCACTCGTCCACGGGCTGCCGATCGCCTATCCTGCCGAGACCAGGGTCGAGGTCTTCCGTCCCAACGTCAGTCGCAAGTACCGGTACCTCTACGTGCGCAATCGCGAGGTGCCGTCGGCGCACCGGAAGATGGTCGGCATCTATGCGGTGACGACGATGGAGCGCACGCTCATCGATATCGCTCGTGATTACCCACCGGACGTGTCTGTGCCGATGTTAGATGAGGTGATCCGTCGGGGCCGCACCACGCGTTTCCGCATCGAAGCGGTGTTGGCAGAATGCCCCGAATCCCGCGGGGACACGGCGGTGGTGCGCGCCCTCGACCTCACCGACGGCCGGCGGGAGGCCCCTTCGGAGTCGATCGCAGCGGTGCGCTTCTTCGAGCACGGAATCACCGGATTCGAACCGCAGGTGGACTTCTTCGGCCACCTCGGCGAGGTCATCGCCCGTGTCGACTTCTGCAACCACGATGCCCGACTCATCGTCGAGATCGACGGGCTGGAGAAGTACACGATGGAGGGGCGTTCGACTCGTGAGAGCCTCGCTGCGGAGAAAGCTCGCGAAGCCGCGGTCGAGGCCAGGGGGTACAAAATCATCCGCCTGACCTTCGGCGACCTGTTCCGCACTGCTCCGTTCGAACGCATCCTCGGGACCCTCGCCACTCGTCTGCGCACTGGATGA